In Caballeronia sp. Lep1P3, a single genomic region encodes these proteins:
- a CDS encoding cupin domain-containing protein, whose protein sequence is MELKRAGSQPSMKGPEEWFTGTVRIDPLNAPPPPARVSCAAVTFEPGARTAWHTHPLGQTLLVTAGCGWTQCEGEARVEIRAGDVIWCPPGHKHWHGATSTTAMTHIAIQESLDGKNVEWLEKVTDEQYHGGSVQK, encoded by the coding sequence ATGGAACTGAAACGCGCAGGCTCGCAGCCGTCGATGAAAGGCCCTGAGGAATGGTTCACCGGTACGGTTCGGATCGACCCGCTCAACGCGCCCCCGCCACCCGCGCGCGTGTCGTGCGCCGCCGTGACTTTTGAGCCGGGAGCGCGCACTGCGTGGCATACGCATCCGCTCGGTCAGACGCTACTCGTCACGGCGGGATGCGGGTGGACGCAGTGTGAAGGCGAGGCGCGCGTCGAGATCCGCGCGGGCGATGTGATCTGGTGCCCGCCGGGTCACAAACACTGGCATGGCGCGACATCGACAACTGCAATGACGCACATCGCCATTCAGGAATCGCTTGACGGTAAGAACGTCGAGTGGCTGGAGAAAGTCACGGACGAGCAGTATCACGGTGGCAGCGTGCAGAAGTGA
- a CDS encoding SDR family NAD(P)-dependent oxidoreductase, with product MTKETPVAIITGAASGIAQASAQRLARRGHRVVIADLHESAADDTAQSIRASGFDALPVAVDVASETSVQAMVRTVVSEWGRIDALVNSAGVESAKAFLDITPDEFRRVLEVDTTGTWLCCQEAIRQMVTQKSGSIVDLSSIAGQKGGGMLGTAAYATSKGAILAMTKSLAREFAKSGIRVNAVAPAFTLTDFVRRQLATKRGGFIDSIYAATPMAPIQRQRRSLRASSRAAPFSRCPAKRMPSRNAHASRASTRCRRCWSRR from the coding sequence ATGACGAAAGAGACACCTGTTGCGATCATCACGGGCGCGGCGAGCGGCATTGCCCAGGCGAGCGCGCAACGCCTGGCGCGCCGCGGTCATCGCGTAGTGATCGCGGATCTTCACGAATCCGCCGCCGACGACACCGCGCAGTCCATTCGCGCGAGCGGATTCGATGCGTTGCCCGTCGCGGTCGATGTCGCCAGCGAGACGAGCGTGCAAGCGATGGTCCGAACCGTGGTCTCGGAGTGGGGCCGCATCGACGCGCTGGTGAATAGCGCGGGCGTCGAGAGCGCGAAGGCGTTTCTGGACATCACGCCCGACGAATTCCGCCGCGTGCTCGAAGTCGACACGACGGGAACATGGCTGTGCTGTCAGGAGGCGATTCGCCAGATGGTCACGCAGAAGAGCGGCTCGATCGTGGATCTCAGTTCGATCGCGGGGCAAAAAGGCGGCGGCATGCTCGGCACCGCGGCGTACGCCACGTCCAAGGGCGCCATTCTCGCGATGACGAAATCGCTCGCGCGCGAGTTCGCGAAGTCGGGAATACGCGTGAACGCGGTCGCTCCTGCGTTCACGCTCACGGACTTCGTGCGCCGTCAGCTCGCGACGAAACGCGGGGGCTTCATCGATTCGATCTACGCGGCGACGCCGATGGCGCCTATCCAAAGGCAGCGGAGGTCATTGCGGGCGAGTAGTCGAGCGGCACCTTTCTCGCGCTGCCCGGCGAAACGGATGCCCTCAAGGAACGCGCACGCGTCGCGCGCGTCGACTCGTTGCCGCCGGTGCTGGAGCCGTCGCTGA